A single genomic interval of Apteryx mantelli isolate bAptMan1 chromosome 21, bAptMan1.hap1, whole genome shotgun sequence harbors:
- the LOC106490298 gene encoding kynurenine--oxoglutarate transaminase 3, translated as MLRRAGPSLRHVLLERANSAGHSLRFSKAKMSRPVQARRLEGVDKNIWVEFVKLATTHATVNLGQGFPDFPPPDFLREAFVRAVSGENHMLHQYTRAFGHPPLVKILAQFFGKLLGQELDPLTNVMVTVGAYQALFCCFQALVDEGDEVIIIEPFFDCYEPMVKMAGGTPVFVPLRPKAPKAGQLMSSADWQLDPAELASKFGERTKAVVLNSPNNPLGKVFSRGELELIADLCVKHDALCISDEVYEWLVYDGKEHVRIASLPGMWDRTVSIGSAGKTFSATGWKVGWTVGPTRLLQHLRTVHQNSVYHCATAAQEAVAQGFQRELERLGQADSYFAHLARELQGKRDRLVQSLDAAGMKPIVPEGTYFLVADVSAFASDVPDAPGSDEPYDSRFAKWMVKNKGLAAIPLSAFYSGPHKNDYSRFIRFCFAKEDATLKAANDILQKWKREKAGPRWPALAQSAPRGGVAGERGPAMADGGAKRPKEVQGLERRVDWRRWKQERKAEKKKWKEIKLLKKLEKQRMQELAEKQQAEKEEEQKEDKGRHYTLSVALPGSILNNAQSLELRTYLAGQIARACAIFCVDEIVVFDEHGEDVKSVEGEFEGIGKRGKACVQLARILQYLECPQYLRKSFFPKHEDLQFAGLLNPLDSPHHMRVDEDSEYREGVVLDRPTKPGRGSFVNCGMRKEVRIDRQLDPGLRVTVHLEEPQNPDSKVRKGTVVSSHHPRTASGLYWGYSVRLASCLSAVFSECPFKEGYDLSIGTSERGSSVDQATLPSFRHALVVFGGLQGLEAGVDADPNLEVTDPSVLFDFYLNTCPSQGSRTIRTEEALLISLSSLRPHIDEAVKTPSDSQERENH; from the exons gCAAAAATGTCAAGGCCGGTGCAAGCTCGGAGGCTGGAGGGAGTGGATAAGAATATCTG ggTGGAGTTTGTGAAACTGGCCACCACCCACGCCACGGTGAACCTGGGCCAGGGCTTCCCCGACTTTCCCCCGCCGGACTTCTTGAGGGAGGCGTTCGTGAGAGCCGTCAGCGGGGAGAACCACATGCTGCACCAGTACACCCGGGCCTTC GGCCACCCTCCGCTGGTGAAGATCCTGGCCCAGTTTTTTGGGAAGCTGCTGGGGCAAGAGCTGGACCCTCTGACCAACGTGATGGTGACCGTGGGGGCATACCAGGCCCTTTTCTGCTGCTTCCAGGCCCTCGTCGACGAGGGCGATGAG GTGATAATCATCGAGCCCTTCTTCGACTGCTACGAGCCGATGGTGAAGATGGCCGGCGGGACGCCTGTGTTCGTCCCGCTGAGACCG AAAGCGCCGAAAGCTGGACAACTCATGTCTAGCGCAGACTGGCAGCTGGACCCGGCCGAACTGGCTTCCAAGTTCGGCGAACGGACTAAAGCCGTCGTGCTGAACTCGCCCAACAACCCGCTGGGCAAG GTGTTCAGCCGCGGGGAGCTGGAGCTCATCGCGGATCTGTGTGTGAAGCACGACGCCCTGTGCATCAGCGACGAAGTGTACGAGTGGCTGGTCTACGACGGGAAGGAGCACGTCCGCATCG CCAGCTTGCCGGGAATGTGGGACCGTACCGTCAGCATCGGCAGCGCCGGGAAAACCTTCAGCGCCACGGGATGGAAG GTGGGCTGGACCGTGGGGCCGACCCggctgctgcagcacctgcgCACGGTGCACCAGAACAGCGTGTACCACTGCGCCACGGCCGCCCAG GAGGCCGTGGCGCAGGGTTTCCAGAGGGAGCTCGAGCGTCTCGGGCAAGCGGACAGTTACTTCGCGCACCTGGCGCGGGAGCTGCAGGGCAAGAGGGACCGGCTGGTGCAGAGCCTGGACGCCGCGGGCATGAAACCCATCGTCCCCGAGGGCACCTACTTCTTGGTCGCGGACGTCTCTGCCTTCG cATCCGACGTCCCTGACGCCCCCGGCTCCGACGAGCCCTACGACTCCAGGTTTGCCAAGTGGATGGTCAAGAACAAG GGCCTCGCCGCCATCCCGCTCTCCGCTTTCTACTCCGGGCCCCACAAGAACGACTACAGCCGCTTCATCCGCTTCTGCTTTGCCAAG GAGGACGCCACCCTGAAGGCGGCAAATGACATACTGCAAAAATGGAAACGGGAAAAAGCCGGTCC CCGTTGGCCCGCCCTCGCCCAATCAGCGCCGCGAGGGGGCGTGGCCGGGGAGCGCGGGCCGGCGATGGCGGACGGCGGGGCGAAGCGGCCCAAGGAGGTGCAg GGCCTGGAGAGGAGGGTGGACTGGCGGCGCTGGAAGCAGGAGC gGAAAGCggagaagaaaaaatggaagGAGATAAAGCTACTGAAGAAACTAGAAAAGCAGAGGATGCAGGAGCTCGCAGAGAAACAACAAGctgaaaaggaagaggagcagaaggaagaTAAAG GGCGTCACTACACCCTGAGCGTCGCCCTGCCAGGCTCTATCCTGAACAATGCCCAGTCCCTGGAGCTGCGGACATACCTTGCTGGACAGATTGCTCGGGCCTGTGCCATCTTCTGTGTGGATGAGATTGTAGTATTTGATGAGCACGGAGAAGACGTAAA GAGCGTGGAGGGGGAGTTTGAAGGAATTGGGAAGAGAGGCAAGGCTTGTGTGCAGCTGGCTCGGATCCTGCAGTACTTGGAGTGCCCTCA GTACTTGAGAAAATCCTTTTTTCCAAAACATGAGGATCTGCAGTTTGCAG GGCTGCTGAATCCCCTGGACAGCCCCCACCACATGCGGGTGGACGAGGATTCGGAGTACCGAGAAGGTGTGGTGTTGGACCGGCCAACTAAGCCAGGCAGAGGCTCTTTTGTTAACTGTGGGATGAGGAAG GAGGTGCGGATTGACAGGCAGCTGGATCCTGGTCTGCGAGTCACCGTGCACCTGGAGGAACCCCAGAATCCAG ATAGTAAAGTGCGGAAAGGCACCGTGGTGTCCTCACATCACCCTCGGACAGCGTCAGGCTTGTACTGGGGTTACAGCGTCCGCCTCGCCTCCTGCCTGA GTGCTGTCTTCTCCGAGTGCCCTTTCAAGGAAGGCTACGACCTCTCTATCGGGACCTCAGAGCGGGGCAGCTCTGTGGACCAGGCCACTCTCCCCTCCTTTAG GCATGCCCTGGTCGTGTTTGGAGGGCTCCAGGGCTTGGAAGCTGGGGTTGATGCAGACCCAAACCTGGAGGTCACTGACCCAAGCGTCTTGTTTGACTTCTACCTGAACACTTGTCCCAGCCAAGGCAGCCGAACCATCAGGACGGAG GAAGCACTGCTGATCTCTCTGTCTTCGCTGAGACCCCACATCGATGAGGCTGTGAAGACACCCAGTGACAGCCAAGAGAGGGAGAACCACTGa
- the ENDOG gene encoding endonuclease G, mitochondrial: MLRGRWLLPGASLALGAGLGAALAAAAARRRRGEGEEGGGGGGAAGLLGRLPVVPVLAAAGPPQPAGSGGADLAKYGLPGLAQLRSRESYVLCYDPRSRGALWVIERLNRDTLRGASDRAACAFREDDSVHEYHRATNADYRGSGFDRGHLAAAANHRWSQKAMGDTFYLSNVAPQDPHLNQNAWNNLEKYSRSLARNNKNVYVCTGPLFLPRMEADGKMYVKYQVIGKNNVAVPTHFFKVLILEKESGEIELRSYVMPNSPVDENIPLERFLVPIESIERASGLLFVPNILKKTNNLKAITAGSKH; encoded by the exons ATGCTGCGCGGCCGCTGGCTGCTGCCCGGGGCCTCGCTGGCCCTGGGCGCCGGGCTGGGCGCTgccctcgcggcggcggcggcgcggcggcggcgcggcgagggcgaggagggcggcggcgggggcggcgcggcggggctgctGGGCCGCCTGCCCGTGGTGCCGGTGCTggcggccgccgggccgccgcagcccgccggctCGGGCGGCGCCGATCTCGCCAAGTACGGGCTGCCGGGGCTGGCGCAGCTGCGGAGCCGCGAGTCCTACGTGCTGTGCTACGACccgcggagccgcggcgcgctctgGGTCATCGAGCGGCTCAACCGCGACACGCTCCGCGGCGCCTCCGACCGCGCCGCCTGCGCCTTCCGGGAGGACGACTCGGTGCACGAGTACCACCGCGCCACCAACGCCGACTACCGCGGCAGCGGCTTCGACCGCGGCCAcctggccgccgccgccaacCACCGGTGGAGCCAGAAGGCCATGGGGGACACCTTCTACCTGAGCAACGTCGCCCCGCAG GATCCCCATTTAAACCAGAATGCCTGGAATAACCTCGAGAAGTACAGCAGAAGTTTGGCTAGGAACAACAAGAACGTGTACGTCTGCACAGGTCCCCTTTTCCTGCCCAG GATGGAAGCGGATGGGAAGATGTACGTCAAATACCAGGTGATTGGGAAGAACAACGTGGCCGTTCCCACCCATTTCTTCAAGGTGCTCATCCTGGAGAAGGAGAGCGGGGAGATTGAGTTGCGCTCCTACGTGATGCCCAACAGCCCTGTGGATGAGAACATACCGCTTGAACGATTCTTGGTTCCCATCGAGAGCATCGAGCGGGCCTCAGGGCTCCTATTTGTCCCCAACATCTTGAAGAAGACAAATAACTTAAAAGCCATCACAGCTGGGAGCAAGCATTGA